A portion of the Bacillus oleivorans genome contains these proteins:
- the efp gene encoding elongation factor P has translation MISVNDFKTGLTIEVDGGIWQVIDFQHVKPGKGAAFVRSKLRNLRTGAIQEKTFRAGEKVSKAHIENRKMQYLYANSDQHVFMDTNTYEQIELSSNQIEYELKFLKENMEVAIMMFQGETLGVELPNTVELEVVETEPGIKGDTASGGSKPATLETGVVVQVPFFVNQGDRIIVNTTEGTYVSRA, from the coding sequence ATGATTTCAGTAAATGACTTTAAAACTGGTTTAACAATCGAAGTAGACGGCGGGATTTGGCAGGTTATTGATTTCCAGCATGTGAAGCCTGGAAAAGGAGCCGCTTTTGTTCGTTCCAAGCTTCGTAATTTACGGACAGGAGCGATACAGGAAAAAACATTCCGTGCTGGTGAGAAAGTAAGTAAAGCCCATATTGAAAATAGAAAAATGCAATATCTCTATGCGAATAGTGATCAGCATGTTTTTATGGATACAAACACGTATGAGCAAATTGAACTATCTTCTAACCAAATTGAGTACGAATTAAAATTCCTCAAAGAAAACATGGAAGTAGCCATCATGATGTTTCAAGGTGAAACATTAGGTGTTGAATTGCCAAACACGGTTGAATTAGAAGTAGTGGAAACTGAACCAGGCATAAAAGGTGACACAGCTTCTGGAGGTTCAAAGCCAGCTACCCTTGAAACAGGTGTGGTTGTTCAAGTGCCATTCTTTGTTAACCAAGGTGACAGAATTATTGTTAATACGACAGAAGGTACTTACGTTTCTCGCGCATAA
- the spoIIIAA gene encoding stage III sporulation protein AA → MEPILACLPRNIQEPIMRISKSVLEEMEEIRIRVGRPIEISVQGKASFLPYQTTMEDALHFLDKLSHFSMYTLEEELKRGYITIEGGHRVGLAGKVILENGQVKAIRDVASFNIRIAKENIGIADRWVPYLYKRGKWLHTMIIGAPQSGKTTLLRDLARFISSGSSDGLIEAAKVGIVDERSEIAGCMNGIPQLQFGPRIDVLDACPKAEGMMMMIRSMSPQVLIVDEIGRTEDTIAILEAVNAGIQLIMTTHGSSYEEVLNRPALAPIMKQKMIQRFLVLSHTKKSRSLIVLDENGRQVSEKVSVT, encoded by the coding sequence TTGGAACCGATCTTAGCCTGTTTGCCTAGAAATATTCAAGAGCCAATCATGCGTATTTCGAAAAGTGTGTTAGAAGAGATGGAAGAAATTCGAATTAGGGTAGGTCGTCCAATCGAGATATCGGTGCAAGGGAAAGCCAGCTTTCTTCCCTATCAAACCACGATGGAAGATGCCCTTCATTTTTTAGACAAGCTCAGTCACTTTTCCATGTATACCTTAGAAGAGGAACTGAAGCGCGGCTATATCACAATCGAAGGCGGACATAGGGTAGGACTAGCCGGGAAAGTTATTTTAGAAAATGGACAAGTCAAAGCAATACGCGACGTAGCTTCCTTTAATATACGGATCGCAAAAGAGAATATCGGGATTGCAGACAGATGGGTCCCGTATCTTTATAAACGCGGTAAATGGCTGCATACCATGATTATCGGGGCACCGCAATCAGGCAAAACCACTTTGCTTCGGGATTTAGCTCGCTTTATATCGTCCGGTTCTAGTGATGGCTTGATTGAAGCCGCCAAAGTCGGGATTGTGGATGAACGATCTGAAATAGCTGGCTGTATGAATGGAATTCCTCAACTGCAGTTTGGTCCGCGAATTGATGTATTAGATGCATGTCCAAAAGCAGAAGGAATGATGATGATGATCCGTTCGATGAGTCCCCAGGTTCTGATTGTTGATGAAATTGGCAGAACCGAGGATACAATCGCTATTTTGGAAGCTGTAAATGCGGGTATTCAATTAATCATGACAACTCATGGCTCCTCCTATGAGGAGGTATTAAACAGGCCAGCATTGGCCCCGATTATGAAACAAAAAATGATTCAGCGTTTTCTTGTATTAAGCCATACGAAGAAGTCAAGGTCCCTTATTGTCCTAGACGAAAATGGCAGGCAAGTATCAGAGAAAGTGAGTGTGACATAA
- the spoIIIAB gene encoding stage III sporulation protein SpoIIIAB gives MVKLLGAVFILAATTWTGFEASRHLNERPRQLRQLKVALQSLEAEIMYGHTPLHEAARKLAKQLSNPLNLLFKIFAERLISEETTVRDAWQQSLDEIWKLTALKQGEYEILKQFGETLGRHDRYTQQKQILLAIAHLEREEADARERQSKYEKMVKSLGFLTGLLLIVLLI, from the coding sequence GTGGTAAAGCTTCTAGGTGCTGTTTTTATTTTGGCCGCGACTACTTGGACAGGCTTTGAGGCATCACGTCATTTGAATGAACGTCCAAGACAATTAAGGCAATTAAAAGTTGCCCTTCAATCGCTTGAGGCAGAGATTATGTATGGACATACTCCTTTACATGAAGCTGCCAGAAAGCTAGCAAAACAGTTATCAAACCCGTTAAATCTGCTGTTTAAAATTTTTGCAGAGAGATTAATTTCAGAAGAAACGACGGTTCGGGATGCCTGGCAGCAAAGTTTAGATGAAATATGGAAATTGACTGCTCTTAAACAAGGTGAATATGAAATTTTAAAACAATTTGGAGAAACCTTGGGCAGACACGACCGATACACACAACAAAAACAAATACTTTTAGCCATTGCTCATTTGGAACGAGAAGAAGCCGATGCAAGAGAACGCCAAAGCAAATACGAAAAAATGGTAAAAAGCTTAGGCTTTTTAACAGGTTTATTATTGATTGTTCTGTTGATATAG
- the spoIIIAC gene encoding stage III sporulation protein AC, giving the protein MGIEVDIIFKIAGVGIVVAFLHTILDQMGKKEYAQWVTLFGFIYILFMVASIVDDLFEKIKSVFLFQG; this is encoded by the coding sequence ATGGGGATTGAAGTCGATATCATCTTTAAAATTGCAGGGGTAGGGATCGTTGTTGCCTTTCTCCATACAATACTCGATCAAATGGGCAAGAAAGAATATGCACAATGGGTTACTTTGTTTGGGTTTATTTATATTTTATTTATGGTTGCTTCAATCGTAGATGACCTCTTTGAAAAAATTAAGTCTGTCTTTCTCTTTCAGGGATAA
- the spoIIIAD gene encoding stage III sporulation protein AD, translated as MEIFKIVGIALISTFLALLIKEQKPNFAFLFIVFVGCTLFLFLVDEIYRIIRMIEQIAVNANINLIYVETILKIIGIAYIAEFAAQISKDAGLGSIASKIELAGKVLILAMAVPILTVLIETIIGLIPV; from the coding sequence ATCGAAATTTTTAAAATTGTGGGGATCGCACTTATATCTACATTTCTAGCCCTGCTCATAAAAGAACAAAAACCAAACTTTGCTTTCCTCTTCATTGTTTTTGTCGGATGCACGCTGTTTCTTTTTCTAGTCGATGAAATCTACAGGATAATTCGCATGATCGAACAAATTGCCGTAAATGCCAATATTAACCTCATTTATGTCGAAACGATTTTAAAAATTATTGGGATTGCTTACATTGCAGAGTTTGCTGCACAAATTTCGAAGGACGCTGGATTAGGTTCGATTGCTTCGAAAATTGAGTTAGCAGGTAAGGTACTGATCCTAGCAATGGCAGTACCGATCCTTACTGTCTTAATTGAAACCATTATTGGGCTGATTCCAGTTTAA
- the spoIIIAF gene encoding stage III sporulation protein AF → MSFLTQWITNIIIFILLAIIIDLLLPNSSLRRYTKMVTGLLLMTIILSPIFELFNKDLEEILENMDVTEYVNAEEMKNEIDMKKKEIQALHSAYTLEQMAVQLQESVEEELMTQHSLEIQNLEIDAEEPDDPTSDPIIHSVFISLKETDDEEEDAIEAVELVEVDTREPNSNEPSSSKDEETITTLLSDRWSLDPEVIEVEIERGNEG, encoded by the coding sequence ATGAGTTTTCTTACACAGTGGATTACCAATATTATTATATTCATTTTACTGGCAATCATAATAGACCTGCTTCTCCCGAATTCTTCTCTGAGAAGGTACACAAAAATGGTCACAGGGCTTTTGTTAATGACTATTATTCTCTCTCCGATCTTTGAACTATTTAATAAAGACTTGGAAGAAATACTAGAAAACATGGACGTGACTGAATATGTAAATGCGGAAGAAATGAAAAATGAAATTGATATGAAGAAAAAAGAAATACAAGCCCTACATAGTGCATATACATTAGAACAAATGGCTGTCCAACTACAAGAAAGTGTGGAGGAGGAGTTGATGACACAGCACAGTTTAGAAATTCAAAATCTAGAAATTGATGCCGAGGAACCAGATGATCCAACTAGTGACCCTATCATACATTCTGTGTTCATTTCGTTAAAAGAGACCGATGACGAAGAGGAGGATGCAATTGAGGCAGTCGAATTAGTTGAAGTAGATACCAGAGAGCCAAACAGTAATGAACCCTCTTCCTCAAAGGATGAAGAAACGATTACAACTCTGCTTTCAGACAGATGGAGCTTGGATCCGGAAGTAATAGAAGTAGAAATTGAAAGGGGGAATGAGGGCTAG
- the spoIIIAG gene encoding stage III sporulation protein AG: MNNEKGPLTWIKKWLQQESSSSKGENKKPSKYQYLLVVLLAGVAIMLVGNVFSSNQEGQSAQTFSDKNESEEDVPALGPKKSEDTITMSDFERMYETQIKDALDQIVGVSDAAVMVNVASTATNVYEKNQTTQEQTTEETDRQGGKRIVEDSSVDEQLVILREGDKEVPLISQTEKPEITGVLVVAKGAENIQVKQWIIEAVTRVLDVPIHRVAVLPKKSKGD; the protein is encoded by the coding sequence ATGAATAATGAAAAGGGTCCTCTTACCTGGATTAAAAAGTGGCTGCAGCAAGAGTCCAGCTCTAGTAAGGGTGAAAATAAGAAGCCTTCAAAATACCAGTATTTATTAGTTGTTCTTCTAGCAGGGGTGGCCATTATGCTAGTAGGAAATGTATTTTCAAGCAATCAAGAAGGACAGTCTGCACAAACCTTTTCAGACAAAAATGAATCTGAAGAAGATGTTCCGGCTTTAGGTCCAAAGAAAAGTGAAGACACGATAACAATGAGTGATTTCGAAAGAATGTATGAAACTCAAATCAAAGATGCATTAGATCAAATTGTAGGAGTCAGTGATGCTGCCGTTATGGTGAATGTTGCTTCAACTGCTACTAATGTTTACGAGAAAAATCAAACTACACAGGAACAAACAACTGAAGAAACTGACAGACAAGGCGGGAAACGAATAGTAGAAGATTCTTCTGTTGATGAGCAATTAGTGATACTTCGTGAAGGCGATAAGGAGGTACCGCTCATTTCGCAAACAGAAAAACCTGAAATAACAGGCGTTCTGGTGGTTGCTAAAGGAGCAGAAAATATACAAGTAAAGCAATGGATTATTGAAGCGGTTACGAGAGTGCTAGATGTTCCGATTCACAGGGTGGCCGTTCTGCCTAAAAAATCTAAGGGGGATTAA
- a CDS encoding SpoIIIAH-like family protein: MLLKKQTVWLLTMLSLVVVLSIYYITSPEQTNDVAQEENGSTNETSGQIDGEATDETIITEAAGDEVFAQLRYELDLKRAQQIEELQTQAASAELSAEEVSAVKEEMDKLEDISYKEDILRTEIIAMGFEDALVRAEDGKVHITVKGNEPSPSLANDILVMVAEQLGQDFEPVAVEFTPAE, translated from the coding sequence ATGTTATTAAAAAAACAAACGGTTTGGCTTTTAACAATGCTTAGTTTAGTGGTCGTTCTCTCAATTTATTACATTACTTCACCAGAGCAGACTAATGATGTTGCACAAGAAGAAAATGGTTCAACAAATGAAACAAGCGGACAAATTGATGGGGAAGCAACCGATGAAACCATTATTACGGAAGCTGCTGGTGATGAAGTCTTTGCACAGCTTCGTTACGAATTAGATCTTAAACGCGCACAGCAAATAGAAGAGCTCCAGACTCAAGCTGCTTCTGCCGAACTCTCTGCGGAAGAAGTAAGTGCAGTCAAAGAGGAAATGGATAAACTGGAGGATATTTCTTATAAGGAAGACATATTAAGAACAGAAATTATTGCAATGGGCTTTGAAGATGCTTTAGTTCGTGCAGAAGATGGAAAGGTCCATATCACTGTAAAAGGCAATGAGCCTTCTCCTTCTCTCGCAAATGATATTCTGGTTATGGTGGCAGAACAGCTTGGTCAGGATTTCGAACCAGTTGCGGTTGAGTTCACGCCAGCTGAATAA
- a CDS encoding methyl-accepting chemotaxis protein yields MGKDLALILSILIGGGIGNGIIACLHNLRKWEKSIPYLAIILVYVVLYIIMENSVSATAYFLLFFGLGTAAIYMNKSLLLFSASVGYLCISLFTYAHADELPLEFKNYVTIYLLYGLISILLIYQFTLSSLFQKQLSQLQQETFALNEREQKVKEKVLFSAKKLLDMMKNVQTQSELTLHSAKEINLSISEISSGIQTQSNSSGIIIQSIEKATNEVEHMKTYASQLDAEAEESVQLTMAGEKKMIELEENIYQSSSSMKKAESHINHLRQQAELVQISAKSIQKIAEQTNLLALNASIEAARAGEAGKGFAVVAEEVRKLAETSNTTTKEISKSLTAIVEETVASEELVGETARQLESSVQSVSDAGSVFKLLKQRIGSLKHHLEGYEELASTVHGSSIEVEETVAELSAVLEEINESLQTISHVIENQTSENENMFDLVEKANQSLDELLSLSNKE; encoded by the coding sequence ATGGGGAAAGACTTAGCTTTAATTTTATCCATTTTAATAGGGGGGGGAATCGGCAACGGAATTATTGCTTGCCTCCATAACTTAAGAAAATGGGAAAAAAGCATCCCCTATCTCGCGATTATTTTAGTTTATGTCGTGCTGTATATCATCATGGAAAACAGTGTTTCGGCAACTGCCTATTTTCTTTTATTTTTTGGGCTGGGTACTGCTGCCATTTATATGAACAAATCTCTATTACTGTTTTCAGCCTCAGTGGGATACTTGTGTATCAGCCTTTTTACATATGCTCATGCCGATGAACTGCCTTTGGAATTTAAGAATTACGTAACCATTTATCTTCTATATGGTCTTATTTCCATTTTATTAATTTATCAATTCACTTTATCTTCCCTTTTTCAAAAGCAGCTATCGCAGCTGCAGCAGGAGACGTTTGCTCTAAATGAAAGAGAACAAAAAGTGAAGGAAAAAGTACTCTTTTCTGCAAAAAAATTGTTAGACATGATGAAAAATGTCCAGACGCAAAGCGAGCTGACTCTTCACTCTGCAAAAGAAATCAATCTATCTATATCCGAGATTTCAAGCGGAATACAAACTCAGTCGAATTCAAGCGGGATCATCATTCAGTCAATTGAAAAAGCCACAAACGAGGTCGAACATATGAAAACCTACGCTTCCCAGCTTGATGCGGAAGCTGAGGAGTCTGTTCAATTAACAATGGCTGGAGAAAAAAAGATGATCGAATTGGAAGAAAATATTTATCAGTCATCTTCGAGCATGAAAAAGGCAGAATCCCATATAAACCATTTACGTCAGCAAGCTGAATTAGTACAAATATCAGCTAAATCGATTCAAAAAATCGCAGAACAAACTAACTTATTAGCTCTTAATGCTTCCATAGAGGCAGCCCGGGCCGGGGAAGCAGGCAAAGGCTTTGCTGTTGTGGCAGAAGAGGTACGAAAATTGGCTGAAACCTCTAACACCACAACTAAAGAAATATCAAAATCGCTTACAGCAATCGTGGAGGAAACGGTGGCTTCTGAGGAATTAGTCGGAGAAACTGCACGCCAATTAGAAAGCAGTGTGCAATCGGTTTCTGATGCGGGCAGTGTGTTTAAATTGTTAAAACAGCGGATTGGTTCATTAAAACATCATCTTGAAGGCTATGAAGAACTGGCTTCTACCGTTCATGGCTCTTCTATCGAGGTAGAGGAAACTGTAGCAGAATTAAGTGCCGTTTTAGAAGAAATTAATGAGTCATTACAAACCATCTCTCATGTCATTGAAAACCAGACTTCTGAGAATGAAAATATGTTTGACTTAGTCGAAAAAGCAAATCAGTCACTGGATGAGTTACTTTCATTATCTAACAAGGAATAA
- the accB gene encoding acetyl-CoA carboxylase biotin carboxyl carrier protein has translation MLKVQEIRELIKLIDQSSIDEFEYEFQGSKLLLKKQGQYAGAAPNVSAPAYIEVQPQAQIAPAPAAPAVKEPQAATEMKEQDVIPVAKENLVEIVSPMVGTFYQSPSPDAEPYVKAGSKVSSSTVVCIVEAMKLFNEIEAEVQGEIVEILVKDGELVEYGQPLFRVKPE, from the coding sequence ATGTTAAAGGTTCAAGAAATAAGAGAACTTATTAAACTAATTGATCAATCTTCAATCGATGAATTTGAATATGAATTCCAAGGATCTAAATTATTATTAAAAAAACAAGGTCAATATGCAGGAGCTGCTCCAAATGTAAGCGCACCAGCATACATAGAGGTTCAGCCGCAAGCTCAGATTGCTCCTGCACCAGCTGCTCCTGCAGTTAAAGAGCCTCAAGCCGCAACAGAGATGAAAGAACAAGATGTTATCCCGGTTGCAAAAGAAAACTTAGTCGAAATCGTATCGCCAATGGTAGGGACATTCTATCAATCCCCTTCACCTGATGCGGAACCATATGTAAAAGCAGGGTCAAAAGTCTCGTCATCTACAGTTGTTTGTATCGTTGAAGCCATGAAACTATTCAACGAAATTGAAGCAGAGGTGCAAGGCGAAATTGTAGAGATTTTAGTTAAGGATGGCGAACTGGTTGAATACGGACAGCCACTCTTCCGTGTAAAGCCTGAATAA
- the accC gene encoding acetyl-CoA carboxylase biotin carboxylase subunit — MIKKVLIANRGEIAVRIIRACKELEIQTVAVFSEPDRDSLHVQLADEAYCIGPKASKDSYLNFTNIMSVAKMTGCEAIHPGYGFLAENADFAELCKECNIIFIGPSSMAISKMGAKDVARETMKEAGVPIVPGSQGIVEDIAEAIKVAEEIEYPVIIKATAGGGGKGIRVARNEEELRKGMEITQKEAQSAFGNPGVYLEKYIQDFRHVEIQVLADQFGNTVHLGERDCSIQRRLQKLVEETPSPALSETTRQKMGEAAVKAAKAVDYTGAGTIEFIYDHREDRFYFMEMNTRIQVEHPVTELVTGVDLIKEQIKVASGEPLSFKQEDVTFNGWAIECRINAENPEKQFMPSPGKIEMYLPPGGLGVRIDSAAYPGYQIPPYYDSMIAKLITYGKTRDEAVSRMKRALSEFVIEGVHTTIPFHLKLMDHEVFKSGEFNTKFLENYDVMGSSEKGGA; from the coding sequence ATGATAAAAAAGGTTTTAATTGCAAATAGAGGAGAAATAGCTGTTCGAATTATTCGGGCATGCAAAGAACTTGAGATTCAAACAGTAGCTGTATTTTCTGAACCTGATCGTGATTCTCTTCATGTTCAATTAGCTGATGAAGCATACTGTATCGGTCCCAAGGCCTCAAAAGACAGTTATTTAAATTTTACAAATATCATGAGCGTGGCGAAAATGACCGGCTGCGAGGCGATTCATCCCGGTTATGGATTCCTTGCCGAAAACGCAGATTTCGCAGAGCTTTGTAAAGAGTGTAACATTATCTTTATTGGTCCAAGTTCCATGGCTATTTCAAAAATGGGAGCAAAGGATGTAGCGAGAGAAACGATGAAAGAGGCTGGTGTTCCAATAGTTCCCGGATCCCAAGGAATTGTTGAGGATATTGCCGAAGCCATTAAAGTAGCAGAAGAAATTGAATATCCGGTTATTATAAAAGCGACAGCAGGCGGAGGCGGAAAAGGGATCCGCGTTGCGCGGAATGAAGAAGAGTTAAGAAAAGGGATGGAAATTACACAGAAAGAGGCGCAAAGTGCATTTGGCAACCCTGGCGTCTATCTTGAAAAATATATTCAGGATTTCCGTCATGTTGAGATCCAGGTTTTAGCCGACCAATTCGGTAATACGGTTCACCTTGGGGAAAGAGACTGTTCCATTCAAAGAAGACTGCAAAAATTAGTTGAAGAGACGCCTTCTCCTGCTTTAAGTGAGACCACACGTCAAAAAATGGGGGAAGCTGCTGTAAAAGCTGCAAAAGCGGTTGATTATACAGGCGCTGGCACGATAGAATTTATATATGACCACCGTGAAGATCGTTTCTATTTTATGGAGATGAACACCCGAATTCAGGTAGAACATCCTGTTACTGAGTTGGTTACAGGGGTTGATCTGATCAAAGAGCAAATTAAAGTTGCTTCTGGAGAACCACTCTCTTTTAAACAGGAAGATGTTACTTTTAATGGCTGGGCGATCGAATGTCGCATCAATGCTGAAAATCCTGAGAAACAGTTCATGCCATCTCCTGGTAAAATAGAAATGTACTTGCCGCCAGGCGGGCTCGGGGTCCGAATTGATTCGGCCGCATATCCTGGCTATCAGATCCCTCCTTATTATGACTCGATGATTGCAAAGCTTATTACATATGGAAAAACCCGTGACGAAGCCGTTAGCAGAATGAAACGGGCATTGAGTGAATTCGTAATAGAGGGGGTTCATACAACAATCCCATTCCATTTAAAGCTGATGGATCATGAGGTATTTAAGAGCGGGGAATTTAATACAAAGTTTCTGGAGAATTACGATGTCATGGGTTCTTCAGAAAAGGGAGGTGCTTAA
- a CDS encoding Asp23/Gls24 family envelope stress response protein → MSEEMQNSLSMDNGYTGLGKVEIAPEVIEVIAGIAAAEVEGVAQMRGTFATGVAERLGRKSHGKGIKVELADEGIKVDVYCFLNFGVSIPAVAQKIQDNIRQALFNMTALEVQEVNVHIVGIQFENPKIDQDVEQEM, encoded by the coding sequence ATGAGTGAAGAGATGCAAAACTCTTTATCAATGGATAATGGCTATACTGGTTTAGGAAAAGTAGAAATTGCACCTGAAGTAATTGAAGTAATCGCAGGAATTGCAGCCGCAGAGGTAGAAGGCGTCGCGCAAATGAGGGGAACATTTGCTACAGGTGTCGCGGAAAGACTCGGAAGAAAAAGCCATGGTAAGGGAATTAAAGTTGAGCTAGCGGATGAAGGAATTAAAGTAGATGTGTATTGCTTCCTAAACTTTGGTGTATCTATACCTGCAGTTGCCCAGAAAATTCAAGATAATATTCGCCAAGCACTTTTTAATATGACAGCGCTAGAAGTCCAAGAAGTAAACGTTCACATTGTTGGAATTCAATTCGAAAACCCAAAGATAGATCAGGATGTTGAACAAGAAATGTAA
- the nusB gene encoding transcription antitermination factor NusB: MKRRTAREKALQALYQIEVSKAAADEAIENVLDGDEPDDYLTFLINGVVTHQSEIDASIEKHLQKWRLSRLSVVDRNLLRLAAFELLHSESVPSNVVLNEAIEIAKIYGDDNSSKFINGVLSNLKQNTEEGES; this comes from the coding sequence ATGAAAAGAAGAACAGCACGGGAAAAAGCATTGCAGGCCCTTTATCAAATTGAAGTAAGTAAAGCAGCGGCAGATGAAGCAATTGAAAATGTATTGGACGGGGACGAACCAGACGATTATTTAACATTTTTAATAAATGGTGTTGTAACTCATCAGTCTGAAATTGATGCTTCAATAGAAAAACACTTGCAAAAATGGCGATTAAGCCGTTTAAGTGTGGTCGACCGTAATTTATTGCGTTTAGCTGCTTTTGAACTTTTACATAGTGAAAGTGTACCTTCTAATGTTGTATTAAACGAAGCCATCGAAATTGCCAAGATTTATGGAGATGATAACTCCAGTAAATTTATCAATGGTGTTTTGTCAAATTTAAAGCAGAATACTGAAGAGGGGGAATCGTGA
- the folD gene encoding bifunctional methylenetetrahydrofolate dehydrogenase/methenyltetrahydrofolate cyclohydrolase FolD — translation MTAEIISGNEIAQQLRSQLFTEIKSLAEKDIVPGLAVILVGNNPASRTYVKNKQKACEKLGIDSRLIVMEKSATEAELLQVIEKLNADPAIDGILVQLPLPSHIDETNVIEAISPSKDVDGFHPINIGRMMTGQDCFLPCTPFGIIKMLESIHYSLSGKHVVVVGRSNIVGKPMGQLCLSRDATVTYCHSKTPNLKEFTKQGDVVISAVGKTGLITRDHIKDGAVVIDVAMNRDENGKLCGDVVFEEVKEKASYITPVPGGVGPMTITMLLYNTVQSAKAKI, via the coding sequence ATGACTGCCGAAATTATAAGCGGTAATGAAATTGCGCAGCAGCTGCGGAGTCAATTGTTCACGGAAATAAAAAGCCTGGCTGAAAAAGACATTGTTCCAGGACTAGCCGTTATTTTAGTAGGGAATAATCCTGCATCCAGAACGTACGTTAAAAATAAACAAAAAGCCTGCGAAAAGCTCGGAATTGATTCTCGCTTAATTGTGATGGAAAAGTCAGCGACCGAAGCAGAACTGTTGCAGGTAATAGAAAAATTAAATGCAGATCCCGCGATTGATGGAATATTAGTTCAGCTGCCGCTTCCATCTCATATTGATGAAACGAATGTTATTGAGGCCATTTCTCCATCGAAGGATGTAGACGGTTTCCATCCTATTAATATTGGCAGAATGATGACTGGTCAAGACTGCTTTTTGCCTTGTACTCCATTTGGAATCATAAAAATGCTTGAATCCATTCATTATTCATTGTCAGGGAAACATGTAGTAGTGGTTGGAAGAAGCAATATCGTTGGGAAACCAATGGGGCAGCTGTGCTTAAGCCGAGATGCAACGGTTACCTATTGTCATTCAAAAACCCCTAATCTTAAAGAATTTACGAAACAGGGAGACGTTGTGATCTCAGCGGTAGGGAAAACAGGTTTAATCACTAGGGACCATATAAAAGATGGGGCCGTTGTTATTGATGTCGCTATGAATCGCGATGAGAACGGAAAGCTTTGTGGGGATGTAGTATTCGAAGAAGTTAAAGAAAAAGCTAGCTATATTACCCCTGTGCCAGGCGGGGTAGGACCGATGACGATAACGATGCTGCTTTATAATACAGTCCAATCTGCCAAAGCAAAGATATAA